The DNA segment ACAGCAAATTTCAAGAACTTTTGGTGAAACATAACAGCCGAAATGCGAAAGAACTGCTTAGCAATCCATGACGTCAAACTGACGTACGGGCGCAACGGTATTCGCCCCCATCAAGatgtcgccgcggccgggaccgAGCCCGTGACTTCGAGCAGGTACATGGAATGCGTTGCCAATGCTTATATAGGCGCCTGTCAGTTCGTGGGTGATGCCTCTTAGCACCAGACTCCCCCGTCAATCGCATCAGCGGCCGACTACGTAAGTAATGAGGCTAAGAACAATATCCTCTCGATTTCTGGCCGTTCAGAAGACAGTCGTGTGTTGAGCTTTGGGCCTGCATTAAATCTGCCCTCGTATAATGGCGCAACCCGTCTGACACCAGGCCAACAAACAGGTAAAGCGAATGGACCTTCGGAATTTTATGGCACCCAGTCGTGTTTCAAGGTTCTTCATTTTCATGCGGGGCATGCTCCGCTGGTTATTTCTCTACTAAGCGTAATTTTATGAGGCATGTCATTTGTAAATAGACGCACTTGAGGCTGTTGACTGCAGCCACGGTCATATTTTACTTCATATTGACACTCATTCTTCGCACAGCCTCGGTGACTCCTTTAAAAGCGAGTCGCACTTGTCCTACGTATAGTAGTTGAAAAAATCGTGTCAGACAGCATCAGGGCCAGATCGGTATACCGATCTGGCTTCATGCTTTTTGACAGTATTTTTTCAGCTAATCTGATTCATTCACAATCGTCAGTATCGTACAGATATTTCACCTGAAGGTTCCTTGCGTTTCCAACCGcgtttatctttctctctctcagctgAGGGCTGAGCTgtatctttatttctttctttttttttacatgaattGGTGTTTGAGGGGCTGCGTTACAGAGTGTATTCGAATGCTACGCAGCGAGGGCTTTTATTTCTGCTTATCGGTTCGTATAGTGTCAGCTGCCACCTCCGTTTAAATATTTAAGAACTTGCGCGACCGGTGCAAACCCGTACTGCCCCCTCGTGCGCAGCTGACGCTGATGCACTGTGAGTGCTCTGGTGTAAGTGGAGGCTGATCCATACGATTATGCCCTTCGCCGGTTTTTCGCGTTGTCCCGGAAACGCCTCCCCCGTCTACGCCTTCCCTGTTCCTGTCCGACTGCAAAGTTTCCCTGACCCGTAATGGAACAGAAAACCCAAGGTCAGTCCTGGCAGATCACAGAGCTCAATGCAACTCCCACCAGTGTTATGAACCACTCACTTGACGTCCGCGTACGCTTGTCCTGTTTTTGCAGATCCTCGAAAACACAAGAGTGCCTGACGGGGGCCGTGTGTCTCATTCTGGCTCAGAATTCCGGATCCGTCCTCAGGGCACCACTCGAAGACACTAGGCCACACTTTCTACAAGCCCGAACCCGCCAGGGACTCGAGAAGTCGGTGAAAGATGGCATTTCAGTGGTCCCAAGTCGCGGCCCCGCTGTTGCTCTTGTTCGGAACGCTGCTGTCAGGGCTGCTTCCCATCTGGCTCGTCAAGAGACTTAGCATGGCGAGGTGGGGCGACAAGGCATTCGCGTTTCTCGTCTGCATCGGAGGCGGCGTACTGTTCGCCACAAGCTTCCTGCACCTTCTGCCCGAAGTGCGCGAAGGATTCGAGAAGTTGACGACCGACTTTCCCGTCACTGAAGGAGTCGTCTGTGTGGGCTTCCTCGCCGTCTACGCGCTGGAAGAGATCGTCCACGCCTGCCTAGGTCACAGCCATCACCCGTCCGACCACGGTCATTCACACAGAGCCGCTGTAATGAACTGCAGGTGGGCATGAACATTGTGCTGTATTTCTGCTTAGCAGACGGTCGCGCATTCAGCCAGAAAAAGATCTGTAACGAATTTGTAAGGAACATCAATCAACCTCATCGCGATACCTTTTCGAAGTCAGTACATTAACAGCATCAAACATAGATTCAGTTGATTGACAATTGATATTACTTACTTTCACATAATGACCACAAGCGTGGTCCTATACAACATTCGACCATCTGAAAAATTAGGTGCGACGTGCGCTCGCCCATAAAATATAGCGGGGCGCGCGGGGCGAAACGGCCCCCCGCGAGTTCTAGCGGCGCACCCCTGTTGTCGAGACcggcgcatgcgcgtccctccgggACTGCATGCTCGCATGTTTCCGCgattcctccttgcgcgccggcaaTATTGGAATGTAGCCGCGACGTGCCCCTCTTGCGATACGCGCTGTGGCGGCTTTGACGAGCGTGAAGCTATATTATGTGACGAGCTAGGTTGTGTGAAGCGTGAGCTTGCGAGCGCCGCTGGggccgctttttgtcgagtcacgagtGCGGACGCATAGGGCCCGGTGACGTTTCTCGTGGCGaatcttcgttgtttctttttttacgaatTCTTTTTACGAGTTCTGAAAATGAACTCTTGATTTCCTTATATAAACGAAGttttgcccgtcgaagccgccacagcgccaatCGCAAGAGGGCCACCTCGCGGCTGCACTCGGCTATCGCCGGCGCGGAAGGAGGAAGCGTGGAAACATGCACGTTTGCCTCCCGGAGCGACGCGCATGCGTCTGTCTCGACAGCAGAGATAAGCCGCTTGAACGCGCGGAAGGCCGTTTCACCATCATTTAGGGGCATGGTTTAGAGGCTTTATTTCGCcatagtgtccctgtatatgctcccacaGGGAGCAGAGTTGGGCATGGGTCCTCCAGTATGTCGcagctatgcagtgaagccaTTCTTCGAGCGCGCAGGACGCAAATGCCGCACGGTTTACCCTTTGCGTTTTTTTGTCAGCTGGTCGTGAGTAGTACAGTCTAGTCGTGAGTAGTACAGTCTATtcgcgagctacatgcgccaATTTTCCGCAAGCGCTCAGCAAGATGGCACTTCCTAATGCAGGCTGCGCTCTAACCATTGATTGGCGTAGCCTGAATGGGGTAGGGTTCCAGCCCCCCGAAATTTTGTacgtacatatatacacacacatacaaacacacccGCGAACGTACATACAGGAGGTGGGACCCCCTCGATCCCCCGAAATAAGTCTGACTAGGCCcttggctcgaacagctcaaaagttcacGTGCACACGCGctgtaccttgcaacaaaaagcggtgcaatgttttccagcatgcatatgaagttttctcgccgAGGCCGGAAAGCAAGAAATATCTTAAAGGGCGTTTAAAGAAGACTTCGCACACGTAAGGTGAACAATTATgcgagcgcattttggctgccgaaaccagccgattaatgatcgTTGCCAAGCGAACTATCATGCCTGCAGTTATGCCAGGGACCGTTAACAAAATCATTTATCGCTGACCTCGTTTCACAGCAGCTGCATGTTTTCGGTATATCCGTTGCAgcagatttaaacgcatttcaaatgttcatatGCACAAATTTTATACAAAGCTTACTATTACGGTTCCATTCATACCACATACTaaccagctgcttcgtagcagtaAATCTTGAAGTGGAAAACGATTCAAGATGGACGAGcctctagatcaaatttatttcgtacaagagAATGGATGACCAATGGCTGCGGGCAGAAGGGCAAGAGTGCTGGTTCTTGAAGCCTTGGGGGACATAATTCAATGTAACTGGACAGGAAACAAGCTAATAAGAATAACAACCGGCTATTtgtattgcactaatcacataaaCATGGCAAACTTCCAAAGTAGTTATTCACACATTGCCGACTATAGTataacacatttttcttgatataTTAATATTATTCGGgtcaatttactataacacagggATTATTAAGCATACAGGCATAATTTTACAATGCTTACGTCAACTAAGGCCGATCAAACAAGGAAggtattgcgggcggtaaatgctgaagctatcacagctgcctcataagcgggagcgcgggaggttttcgcttactacaaaacaatgaacactagcacatcaatcaacgttacttaaaaaatcagaacgccgacaaaaaatttAAAACCAACAGAGGACAGAAAAACCAGGGTGCAGCGTGCAAATTGAATCCGCTAGTATATACTTTGTTCTGAAAACTGTGTTAGAGCCGCATAGTCAAAACATTCGTATATAGGCAACACAGCGAATTGGGCAAGTCGGTAAGTTAGCGTTCTTGGCGTACAATTGCAGCGCGACACAAACGTGTCGTTAATTTTTGTCCCGCGTCTGCGTCGTGCTTCACGTATACGCCAAAAATCGTACAACCTTTCATGGCACCCCTACGCATGTCAGCGTTCGCGGGGGCGTTACTCGAGATACATGTTGCTTTACTGTAAACAAGGcaaactcacctctgtaaacaaggcgtACGGATCTCGcttatcctggtccctttcggagccggccgctCTCGGCTGATACGCAATAGCCACACCAGTCGCCGGCGCACGTCTGTCCGTCCCCGCGGCACCGCGTAAAGCTTTGCCagcttccgtgcggtttgtgcagtttggtgcgctgcgcGCCTCCGCACTGGAATACAGGTGTCAATATGCTGTGTTTTGTATTACTTCACCAAAGTCCTTGACGGAATACCGTCGAATACAGTACCTACAGCCCGGAGCCAACGAACGCAACGCACGCTCTACGGTCCACTGATTGCAATATCgatggccagtggcgtagctaggtcgtctggcacctgaGGCCGATAactcttctgtcaccccctcccccccccggaTGTactcgaggaaggcgaggatatcgacaattttcgggtgtcttcagacgtatttGACacctccaccccccacccccccgtctaatggccccgtgcacccggaaCCCACAGCCCCCCCTTTGCTGCGCCACtgtcgatggcactgacggaaacgacgagtgGGCATCGtgccgtaaagttggcttcgcagttGCGCTGTTGAATATTTGACGTCGTTTCGCgccacgtgatagcgctcggcgaacagcggtgcgagcggcgccggaaaagttacgcgcaactctgctccctgcgagagcatatacaggaacactatttcgccacgcgctcgcgcgcctCGCAATATTTCGTGGGCGAGTGTACCTTTGACATTGGCAGGCAGCCTTGTTTCTAGCTGCCTTCGCTTATTCATCCTATCGGTAAATCATGTAAACCGTACCTTGCGCCGTATTCGTCGAGAATTTTGTGTCGAATATTCGTCGGCACGTTTTCTGATGGACGATGCCACACCTCATTATATTTAAGGGGAGATAAGTGCGCTGTCCGGTAAATCAGTCTCAGTGTAACGCTTGTGCTCCAGTCTCTGGGGGCAAACTGTGGTCCTCGTTTTTCCTTTTTGTCTCGTTACAACTTAGTCACGATGCGGAgcaaccaccaccaccgccgccgcttcCTCCGACGCAAGAGAACGGCGTGGAGGACAAGCAGGCCTTCCCTGCGGATGCGGTGGCCGACGACGAGCCCGGCCCGCAGCGCATCTCTCTCGGCAGCGTTCTGATCGTGGTGGCCCTCTCGTTTCACTCAATCTTCGAGGGCCTCTCGCTGGGCCTGCAGTCGACGGACCAGGCCACCTGGATCATGTTCCTCGCCATCTCCATCCACAAGTTCGTCATCGCGTTCGTCGTGGGCTTCGACATGACCGCGAGTCGCATGAAGGCGCGAACCATCCTCATCTACATTGCGATCTTCTCGGTCATGTCGCCGCTCGGCGCGCTCATTGGAGCCGTGACCAAGAACAGGCTCGAGGACTCGCCCGTGGTTGCCGGTCTCAATGGCGTAGCAACGGGCACCCTCTTGTACGTGACGTTCTTCGAGGTCCTGCAGAGGGACAAGAACAGCCAGTTGAGTGGCGTGCTGCAGCTGCTGGCCGTGCTTCTCGGTTTTTGTATCATGTTGACGCTAGTCCTGGTTTTACCTCACGATTGAGTGAAAGACAATttgctcctgttttttttttatgcgtgtgtgtgtgtgaacgttGTTTTAGAGACATGCATGAAATGATTCTGCAGGCAAGGACCAGTAGTCGAAATAGATCTGTGTGAAATGAATTAACTGCTATCGAACAACTGGTATAATGTGATACAACGTGCCCATCGTGGTGCAGCTGAACTTAAAAAGGGACTAATGCACTCGCGCTTAATGAATGTTACGTGGACTATTTTGTACGGGTGATTTTGTGTCGCGTTTGTACGCTTTACATTCCGCGTGTCTTTAACAGTGGTGCATCCTTGGATGCTTTAATCacgtccgaaaaaaaaatgtcactttgatACACTGTGGATTATAAAACGGAGTGTAAAGACTCCACAAAGTGCTGTTGCTGTACGTTGTGTGCGCTAAATTCCCCATCAAAATTGActtcaaattctcattttaaagCCGCTCCATTGTGTGTTTCTCCTGTTATCGCCATTATTGTCCGTTTCTGTATTTTGTGTAATAAAAACTGTCTGTCATCACGCAACGCGGACATGTCGTCAAAGGCACCTCTCTTTACATTGACAGATTGCAAGTCTATCTCCACTCATAACTCGTTCAACGGGAACAGTTCGTTCTGCTGAAGCAAATACGAATATTTTTAACGCGTGACACCAGTATAAACCtgcaagatgaaaaaaaagaacaagcaaagGATCGACAGCAATTTCTGCTTCTTTCAGTCCTAATTGTACAGGCGGGGACAAAATAATACAGGTTCTGCG comes from the Dermacentor variabilis isolate Ectoservices chromosome 2, ASM5094787v1, whole genome shotgun sequence genome and includes:
- the LOC142571919 gene encoding zinc transporter ZIP1-like isoform X1: MAFQWSQVAAPLLLLFGTLLSGLLPIWLVKRLSMARWGDKAFAFLVCIGGGVLFATSFLHLLPEVREGFEKLTTDFPVTEGVVCVGFLAVYALEEIVHACLGHSHHPSDHGHSHRAAVMNCSHDAEQPPPPPPLPPTQENGVEDKQAFPADAVADDEPGPQRISLGSVLIVVALSFHSIFEGLSLGLQSTDQATWIMFLAISIHKFVIAFVVGFDMTASRMKARTILIYIAIFSVMSPLGALIGAVTKNRLEDSPVVAGLNGVATGTLLYVTFFEVLQRDKNSQLSGVLQLLAVLLGFCIMLTLVLVLPHD